Proteins from a single region of Pseudomonas fulva:
- a CDS encoding sugar ABC transporter substrate-binding protein, with product MSGFRPARLCAAIALGAAALVSLSSAHAAEGEPPRVALVMKSLANEFFRTMEDGAKAYQKENPAQFELIANGIKDETDTSAQIRIVEQMIVAKVDALVIAPADSKALVPVIKKASDAGIKVVNIDNRLDPEVVKSKGLDVPFVGPDNRKGARLVGEYLAQNKLKAGDEVGIIEGVSTTTNAQQRTAGFKDAMEAAGMKIVGVQSGNWEIDRGNAVASAMLNEYPDLKALLAGNDSMALGAVSAVRAAGKKDQVQVVGYDNINAIKPMLKDGRVLATADQFAARQAVFGIEAALKLVKGEPTGAKDGVIETPVELVTKP from the coding sequence ATGTCCGGTTTCCGTCCTGCCCGTCTCTGCGCCGCCATTGCCCTCGGCGCCGCTGCCCTCGTCAGTCTCTCCAGTGCCCATGCCGCCGAAGGCGAACCGCCTCGCGTTGCGCTGGTCATGAAGTCCCTCGCCAACGAGTTCTTCCGCACCATGGAAGATGGCGCCAAGGCCTACCAGAAAGAAAACCCCGCTCAGTTCGAATTGATCGCCAACGGCATCAAGGACGAAACCGATACCTCGGCGCAGATCCGTATCGTCGAGCAGATGATCGTTGCCAAGGTCGATGCCCTGGTTATCGCCCCGGCCGACTCCAAGGCCTTGGTGCCGGTGATCAAGAAGGCCAGCGATGCCGGTATCAAGGTCGTCAACATCGACAACCGCCTCGACCCTGAAGTGGTGAAGAGCAAAGGCCTGGACGTGCCGTTCGTAGGCCCGGACAACCGCAAGGGCGCACGCCTGGTCGGAGAATACCTGGCGCAGAACAAGCTCAAGGCCGGTGACGAAGTCGGCATCATCGAAGGCGTTTCCACCACCACCAACGCTCAGCAGCGCACCGCAGGCTTCAAGGACGCGATGGAAGCGGCCGGCATGAAGATCGTCGGCGTGCAGTCGGGCAACTGGGAAATCGACCGTGGCAACGCCGTGGCCTCGGCCATGCTCAACGAATACCCGGATCTGAAAGCGCTGCTGGCCGGCAACGACAGCATGGCACTCGGCGCGGTCTCGGCCGTGCGTGCCGCTGGCAAGAAGGATCAGGTGCAGGTGGTCGGCTACGACAACATCAACGCCATCAAGCCGATGCTCAAGGACGGTCGCGTACTCGCCACCGCCGACCAGTTCGCGGCGCGCCAGGCGGTGTTCGGCATCGAAGCGGCGCTCAAGTTGGTCAAGGGTGAGCCCACCGGCGCCAAAGACGGCGTGATCGAAACCCCGGTCGAACTCGTGACCAAACCGTGA
- a CDS encoding LacI family DNA-binding transcriptional regulator — protein MATIKDVAARAGISYTTVSHVVNGTRPVSEPVRSKVEAAIAELGYVPSGVARSLRARATGTIGLLVPNASNPYFAELARGIEDHAERNGYSVILCNSDDDIDKQLRYLRVLLERRIDGLIVATVASDAAFAQALAGLKVPLMLVDRSLDGVTADRVQVDHERGAYLATRHLLDLGHRRIACIGGPASTQVVQLRAAGYRRALAEARVEAQPVADCAFTSPAGHAAAQVLLGGDDVPTAIFAGNDMIALGVLRAAAERKVSVPQQLSVVGFDDIEVSRYLHPALTTVGQSIGQLGETAAARLLERIRTPGLSAEQRLIEPTLVLRESSAAPCLNGPERASVLAD, from the coding sequence ATGGCCACCATCAAGGACGTCGCTGCCCGGGCCGGTATTTCCTACACCACTGTGTCCCACGTGGTGAACGGCACCCGGCCGGTCAGCGAGCCGGTGCGTAGCAAGGTCGAGGCGGCCATCGCCGAGCTGGGTTATGTGCCCAGCGGCGTGGCCCGCTCGCTGCGCGCCCGCGCCACCGGCACCATCGGCTTGCTGGTACCGAACGCCAGCAACCCGTACTTCGCCGAGCTGGCCCGCGGCATCGAGGACCACGCCGAGCGCAACGGCTATAGCGTGATCCTGTGCAATTCCGACGATGACATCGACAAGCAGCTGCGCTACCTGCGCGTGCTGCTGGAGCGGCGCATCGACGGGCTGATCGTCGCCACCGTGGCCAGCGACGCGGCATTTGCGCAGGCGCTGGCGGGTTTGAAAGTGCCGCTGATGCTGGTCGACCGCTCCCTCGATGGCGTGACGGCCGATCGCGTGCAGGTCGACCACGAACGCGGCGCCTACCTGGCGACGCGACACCTGCTCGACCTTGGCCATCGGCGTATCGCCTGTATCGGTGGGCCGGCCAGCACCCAGGTGGTTCAGCTACGCGCGGCCGGTTATCGGCGCGCGCTGGCCGAAGCCCGAGTCGAGGCGCAACCAGTAGCCGACTGCGCTTTTACCAGCCCGGCCGGGCATGCGGCGGCGCAGGTGCTGCTGGGCGGTGATGACGTGCCAACGGCGATTTTCGCCGGTAACGACATGATCGCCCTGGGCGTGCTGCGCGCCGCTGCCGAGCGCAAGGTGAGCGTGCCGCAGCAGCTTTCGGTGGTGGGTTTCGATGACATCGAAGTCAGCCGCTACCTGCACCCGGCATTGACCACCGTCGGCCAATCCATCGGCCAGCTCGGTGAAACCGCCGCCGCCCGGTTGCTGGAGCGTATCCGTACGCCCGGCCTGAGCGCCGAACAGCGACTCATCGAACCCACCCTCGTGCTGCGCGAATCCAGCGCAGCCCCCTGTTTGAACGGGCCTGAGCGCGCGAGCGTTCTGGCGGATTGA
- a CDS encoding sugar ABC transporter ATP-binding protein, whose amino-acid sequence MAGETVLAARNIGKTYVQPVLGGVELELRAGEVLALTGENGAGKSTLSKIFCGLEQPTTGSLSFLGQPYAPASRREAERLGVRMVLQELNLLPTLTVAENLFLDNLPSRGGWISRGRLREMAREAMARVGLEAIDPDTPVAALGVGHQQMVEIARNLIGDCRVLVLDEPTAMLTAREVDLLFEQIQRLRDAGVAIVYISHRLEELAKVAQRVAVLRDGQLVAVEPIDRYSSDELVTLMVGRDVGEAIDLGERKIGAPLLQVSHLCRRGKVDDVSFSVRAGEIYGISGLIGAGRTELLRLIYGADPADSGQVAIGNPPVPVRVRSPAEAVGHGIALITEDRKGEGLLLGQPIAANLALGNMPAVSMHGVMRPAAEQALAQRQIDAMRIRCNGAHQAVAELSGGNQQKVVIGRWLERDCQVLLFDEPTRGIDVGAKFEIYGLLGELARQGKALVVVSSDLRELMLICDRIGVLSAGRLIETFDRDDWSQDRLLAAAFAGYRSREALIGDVAPPLQELCQ is encoded by the coding sequence GTGGCCGGCGAGACCGTTCTCGCCGCCCGCAATATCGGCAAGACCTATGTCCAGCCTGTGCTGGGCGGGGTCGAGCTGGAGTTGCGCGCCGGTGAAGTGCTGGCGCTGACCGGCGAGAACGGCGCCGGCAAAAGTACCCTTTCGAAGATTTTCTGTGGGCTGGAACAACCGACTACCGGCTCCCTGAGCTTTCTCGGCCAGCCCTATGCGCCGGCCAGCCGCCGCGAGGCCGAGCGCCTCGGTGTGCGCATGGTGTTGCAGGAGCTCAACCTGCTGCCGACGCTGACCGTGGCCGAGAACCTGTTTCTCGACAACTTGCCCAGCCGTGGCGGCTGGATTTCCCGTGGCCGCCTGCGCGAGATGGCGCGCGAGGCCATGGCGCGGGTCGGCCTGGAGGCCATCGACCCGGATACCCCGGTGGCAGCGCTGGGCGTTGGCCATCAGCAGATGGTCGAGATCGCCCGTAACCTGATTGGCGACTGCCGCGTGCTGGTGCTCGACGAGCCAACGGCGATGCTCACCGCCCGCGAGGTCGATCTGCTGTTCGAGCAGATCCAGCGCCTGCGCGACGCCGGTGTGGCCATCGTGTACATCTCCCACCGCCTGGAAGAGCTGGCGAAAGTGGCGCAGCGCGTTGCCGTGCTGCGTGACGGCCAACTGGTGGCGGTGGAGCCTATCGACCGCTACTCAAGCGACGAGCTGGTGACCCTGATGGTCGGCCGCGATGTCGGCGAAGCCATCGACCTGGGCGAGCGCAAGATTGGTGCGCCGCTGTTGCAGGTCAGCCATCTGTGCCGCCGCGGCAAGGTCGACGACGTGTCGTTCAGCGTGCGGGCAGGGGAGATCTACGGCATTTCCGGGTTGATCGGCGCTGGCCGTACCGAACTGCTGCGGCTGATCTATGGCGCCGACCCGGCTGACAGCGGCCAGGTAGCCATCGGCAATCCGCCGGTGCCGGTGCGCGTGCGTTCGCCTGCCGAAGCGGTGGGCCATGGCATTGCCTTGATCACCGAAGACCGCAAGGGCGAAGGCCTGCTGCTCGGCCAGCCGATTGCCGCCAACCTGGCACTGGGCAATATGCCGGCGGTGTCCATGCATGGCGTGATGCGCCCGGCGGCGGAGCAGGCCCTGGCGCAGCGGCAGATCGATGCCATGCGCATTCGCTGCAACGGGGCCCATCAGGCGGTTGCCGAGTTGTCCGGCGGCAACCAGCAGAAGGTGGTCATCGGCCGCTGGCTGGAGCGCGACTGCCAGGTGCTGCTGTTCGACGAGCCGACCCGCGGCATCGACGTTGGCGCCAAGTTCGAAATCTATGGCCTGCTCGGTGAGCTGGCGCGCCAGGGCAAGGCTCTGGTGGTGGTCTCCAGCGACCTGCGTGAGCTGATGCTGATCTGCGACCGTATCGGCGTGCTGTCCGCTGGCCGCCTTATCGAAACATTCGACCGCGACGACTGGAGCCAGGATCGTCTGCTGGCTGCCGCCTTTGCCGGCTACCGCAGCCGCGAAGCCCTGATCGGCGATGTCGCACCACCGTTACAGGAGCTTTGCCAATGA
- a CDS encoding ABC transporter permease, which translates to MTTPSATPTKRSGTHQGLGTYLGLAGALLAMIVLFSSLSSHFLSYSTFTTLANQIPDLMVLAVGMTLILIIGGIDLSVGSVLALAAAVVSVATLGFGWGILPAALLGMACAALAGSVTGIITVAWGIPSFIVSLGVLEMARGLAYQLTDSRTAYIGDAYAWLSTPFAAGISPSFVIALLVIAAAHLLLTRTVFGRYLVAIGTNEEAVRLAGINPKPYKISVFALMGLLAGLAALFQISRLEAADPNAGSGLELQVIAAVVIGGTSLMGGRGSVISTFFGVLIISVLAAGLAQIGASEPTKRIITGAVIVIAVILDTYRSYRAKRRG; encoded by the coding sequence ATGACCACTCCGTCCGCCACGCCCACCAAGCGCAGTGGCACGCACCAGGGCCTGGGCACCTACCTCGGCCTGGCTGGCGCGTTGCTGGCGATGATCGTGCTGTTCTCATCGCTGAGCAGCCATTTCCTGTCCTACTCGACCTTCACCACCCTGGCCAACCAGATCCCCGATCTTATGGTGCTGGCGGTGGGCATGACGCTGATTTTGATCATCGGCGGCATCGACCTGTCCGTCGGCTCGGTGCTGGCGCTGGCCGCTGCCGTGGTCAGCGTGGCGACCCTTGGCTTTGGTTGGGGCATCCTGCCCGCGGCGCTGCTGGGTATGGCCTGCGCGGCGTTGGCCGGCAGCGTCACCGGGATCATCACCGTGGCCTGGGGCATTCCGTCGTTCATCGTGTCCCTCGGCGTGCTGGAGATGGCCCGTGGCCTGGCCTACCAGCTCACCGACTCGCGCACCGCCTATATCGGCGACGCCTACGCCTGGCTGTCGACGCCGTTCGCCGCCGGTATCTCGCCGTCGTTCGTGATCGCCCTGCTGGTGATCGCTGCCGCGCACCTGCTGCTGACCCGCACCGTGTTCGGTCGCTACCTGGTGGCCATCGGCACCAACGAGGAAGCGGTACGCCTGGCCGGTATCAACCCGAAGCCGTACAAGATCTCGGTGTTCGCCCTGATGGGCCTGCTCGCCGGCCTGGCGGCGCTGTTCCAGATTTCCCGTCTGGAAGCCGCCGACCCGAATGCCGGCTCCGGCCTGGAGCTGCAGGTGATTGCCGCGGTGGTCATCGGCGGCACCAGCCTGATGGGCGGCCGTGGTTCGGTGATCAGCACCTTCTTCGGTGTGCTGATCATTTCCGTGCTGGCTGCCGGCCTGGCGCAGATCGGCGCCAGCGAGCCGACCAAGCGCATCATCACCGGTGCGGTGATCGTCATCGCGGTGATTCTCGACACCTACCGCAGCTACCGCGCCAAGCGCCGGGGCTGA